CGGCAGCTTTAAGGGCCACGTGTGAGAGGAAGGATATGGAGCTCAGCCAAATGATGATGAATCAGAAGACAGAATCAGCAGAACtcaaaaaaacagttaaacagatgaggaaagaaaatgaagatacaaaaaaactgctgaaagcAACGATTGAAGGGATGCAAATGCACCTCCAGACTAAAGAAAAGTCCTCTAACAACCAGGACAAGTCATTGGAGCTTAACGGACAACCAAAATGGGCTTTCACGATTGCATCAAGTCCCTGCAGAGACGCCATCAGATCTGGTGAGTACAAGTGAACAAACTTTAGGTGATTCAATTAAGGCAGCTGGactttatttcttgtttcagcTATAAGGTTTATTCAAAGCCACAGTACATCTACctcactgtaaaacaaaaaacaaaacactgaaagccCAAAATGATCTTTCTGTGAGTTTATTCAGGCCGTACCCCACAtaaagaagcatttatttagAGCCTGATGGCGAGGAGAGCACAATGAAACAGACAGGCTGGTGTCAGGACGATCAGGAATCATGAACAGTTTTATAAGTAGACTTCTTGGTCATTTCAGCCGTGAGCTGATGGTCAGAAGTCAAATGTCTtcaggaaacaagaaaacaagtccAGTTACCTTTCATTGCAGCAGCAACACCAACTCTGaacaaacatttgattaaaaatgatgGATGATGTTTTAAGTTGCAGAAATGGGTCAGAGAAGCAGAACAGTGTTGGATGATAGCGCCATGCTTCTCGAGAAGGtgagcaaaactgaaaaaagaaaatacaatttataaATGTAATCTAACCAGAAGACCAAATCATTAGGAACAACGTCTCTCCGTGTTTTCTTTCCGCGCTGCACGGTGGAGCCGTTGGTTAGGACCATGAACTGTTTATATTTGGACCTCCAGCTGGAACCCGGAAGTTAAATCCGGAACAGAACCAGCTTCCCTGTTGGATGATCCCAATACAAGCTTCAAGTCCCGCCGCCCCCGCCACATAAACAAACGGAACGCTGCCGttggttaaaataaagtttatttgtatcaGGCGTTCTTGCCTCGCTGCTGTATTATTGTGTTTAGCTCTAATTAaattggtgactctaaattgcccctgaatgtgtgtgcgtgcgaATAGTGTATGTGACCCTGGGATGGATTTACGATCTATCCAGGGCCTCTCACCCAAAGACAGCTGGAGACAAGCACCAGTCCCCCCCACTGGTTCATAACATCACTAAATGAAAGGTACAGGACTCTGGTTTGTCATCACACTCATCCTTTCTCTGCTTCTGCTTTCACAGAAAGAAACTGTAAACCAAGACTGGCAGCCCGAGGTGGACAGGACTTGGCTGAGAGCTGGAGGCGCAGCGATGGGAGCTGCGATCGGAGCTTTTGTTGCTTCCTCCAGGTTATCTATGGGAATAAATGCCAAATCAGCTGGTTGGGCTGCAGCCGGGGCGGCGCTGGGAAGTTTACTGGTCCAAGGAGTCGCATCCCAGCAGAAGCAAAGTAAGCAAGAGAGCTAAAAAACCCTTCTGATGTCATGGACAGCCCTGATTTGAAACAGTGTTTGGGTTaaactttgatatttttatgaaaaagaattataaaaagttaggcaacatttatttatatagattctaccttttatttaaatactgtGAGTAAAGAGGgaaattcttttttaattatttgtctttaCACATCACCACAGAATCAAATCCTGAATTTCATATAAGTGTTCAAGAAAGCCTgcacaaaagcacattttataaataaactttatttgacaatgatggagttttagcacaattacattaaaaaaacacaactaatgaCATGTTAGTGAGGACTGGGAGAAACCTGTCGTTCCTGTGCgttgtgtttgaagaaaaaaaaggaaaaagaagaaataaccaCAAAGTTTTGCTTAAATCCTGGATTTCGTCCAATAAATCCAcaaatatcagtttttaaaatgtataaataacatGTATTCTAATTAGAGTGGGACATGTTAAATGCTAAACTTTTGTCAAAAATTCGGAcatcttactttaaaaacactcaATAAGCTATGAATGTTATAAACCAGACTTTTATTCTTCCAAGAGCTGAATTATATTTGAATTTAATGACCTACAAAACAgtgatttcagttttgttgtttatttttaaaattatcatACTTTTTGTCAATTCTGAATCTGTCCAAATTATGtaacattttacagaatgtaCATAAATGTTatgataaaatgattatttaagtcacaattttaaatttttcacatatttacctgcagcttttaaaggtGAAATCACAGTTAAATAAAGGCTTAAGATCTACAAAAAGTAAAGCAATGTGTTTATGTCATGAATATTTTTATGCTGTTATACTTTAAATCatccactttataatcctttgaACTACAAATATGAATACATGGCAGGATAATGcttatttatacatatattttaacaGAATCACATACTGAATCAAATCAACATTTactatttacaaatattatgtTAATAAAATCAAGAAACCAAAACCAGTCAgagaagcaacaaaacaaaacttcagctcAAACTGCTTTCATTTTGTGCATCACAACAATAAGTCCAGACAGGCTCTAAACTTCAGCACCAAAACCCACCTGGTATTAAAATCCAACATCAGAGGCCCAGAATATTACATCAAACCCCAAACATATATCACTGTACCTTAAATGCTCCTCcggattttatattttcagtgccgacttttaaaaaatgacaacaatgtGAGAAATCTCCTTCTGTGGCAAAAATGCATAATGCAGGTCACCATAGTCCTGTCAAAAATATGATATTAACACATAAATGTTCATGACTGTAGTTGGCAATCTGTATGCCTTTTTGTACAGTATTTTCTGTAATAAAGTGTGACAAATTGTCTTCTTACAGGTCATACAAAAACAGagccacaaacaaacatgaaataaatgcCTACCAGAAACAttaccaataaaacaaaaaataacctgtttattttttaaataaaaaatatgtttttgttctggttaGATtatatgaacaataaaaacaacagagatgAATCTTGTCCtcaaacataaactaaactcaGAATTTTGTTGCGTATTTTGGTCAGTTTAAATCCATAAATCAAAGGATTCATCATCGGAGGAAAGAGCAGGAACTCTATAGCGATGAAGTTCTGAATGTTCTGAGGTAAATCTGTGGAGCCAAATCTCATGTACATCAAATCGAAAACAATTACAACCAAGTAAGTGAGCAGAGAGATTAAATGGGGCACGCACGTCTGCATGAACTTCACCCTGTCCTCTTTGGACCTCGCACATGTTTTAACAAGATGTAAATAAGTCCAAACGACGAAAAAGCCATGAGACACATAGATGATAATGGTTGCATATGAAATGATGTTATTTGCGAGGGTGTTGCTGTCCGAGCAAGCAAGCTGGACGATTATCCAGTTCACACAAAAgatctttttaattttggagCTGCACAGCTCCAGCCTCGATGTGAGCAGGATACTGATGGAGAAAACGCAGAACGGGGTCAGCCAGGAGAAACTGACCAGCTGAGAGAGTCTCCTCTTCGTCATGAAGGAGCTGTAGTGAAGCGGTCGACATATAGCCAGATATCTGTCATAGGCCATCACTGCCAGGATGGACAACTCACAGCAAGCATAGGAGTACATGACAAAAGCTTGCAACAGGCAGCACTCATACGAGATTTCTTGAGAAATTAACAGCAGATCGAAAAGGAACTTGGGGTAGAAACCTGTTGTGCCGTAAACTGCATTAATGCAAACACTGCAGAGTAAAATGTACATGGGTTCATGCAGGTTTTCATCCAAGACAATGATAACAACGAgggagacatttaaaaacagaatcaaacagTAATAAACCAGAGTGAGTGTGAAGATGGTGATCCTGTAGTCCATCGTCTCATTTATCCCTACGAGGGTGAAAATTCTCACAACAGAAACATTCTCCATAATCACAGGGCAGAGCTTCACCGATCAAACCATTTGATGCTACCTGTGGAGTGTTACGACTCAGAGTCCAGAGTTACACCAGAGTTACACCAGAGCTCCACCCCGCCGTCGGCTCTGACTTTCTGCTGCTTGCATCACCTATTAATACCCACTCAGACTGTGACAGCTGAGGATTCAGATCCTGTTTACTGGTTCCTGCAAGCAATTAGAGGCACAAACAACTGATTATTAACAAAACTGCGCAGTGACTGACTTGTTGTTTAATATTCTTTAATAGTACAGTATTAGTTATGTTGACAACCACAAAAGGTTGGTAAACTTCTTGAGCATGAACATTATTGTCAGATGGGACTGATTTTTTAAGAGTGGTCATGATCAACACAGTTAGAGCTCTAGGTTTGAAAAATACAGATTAATGTGAAGTAGCcatgattattttgtttcaggGGCCTTTCACAGAGAAATGCACCCGGAGCTTccaaactgtgtgtttgtgttgtacTGTGCTGAGGTGATGATGTCAACCTGCACGCTGCGTTCGAgtttaaaccaaattaaaaagatttaaagaataaaaatgacactGTTTTAACTTAGGTGCTGCACTCTGTACATACCTCAGTGTAGCCCATTAGAATGAACTGTAGAGGCTGAAAATTGgaaatgaaactgaagtgtcgtgttttggtcattttaaggTCACAGCGCTCCAGAGCGGACCCAAAGAGACCTTGCTTGGAGTCAAAATGTCTTTCAGTGTTATGAGAACATGCCTCTTTGTGAAGAcgatgtgtatttgtgtgtgggCAGTGGTAACTGTATCTGATTACTGACAGAgaggcaataaaaacacataaaaatcaaagatgcccacagagaaagagagagaatcCAGAGTGCAAGACCATCTAGATCCAATGTCTATCCTAAAATTCCCCCAGCTGTTAAGGGGTGActcatttgtttaattattagGTAATGAACACCCCAAACGTGTTAGTTAGTGTGCGTCCATCACTCTGAGGTTTTTCAGCCGgaatttggtttttattttggctaGACTGTCCCATCGGTCCAACTGAGTCTGAAGTGAATGGGAAAGTGTTGGTTTTACAGGTTCATCTGCTGAATGAGCCTCAGATCAACCTTCCTCCTGTTGAACTGCTGCTCGCtctacctcctcctcctcctgaacagTAACTCTAATACTGGAGCTTTTCTCAGACAGCCTGAAGACACACGCTGCCTGGAAAACCCGCTGCTTCCTTCAGCCTCCGAGCAACCAGCGCAGAGTTTGAGCACGATTTGTATATGTGCACGcctctctctttctttaaaTCCTAACTTTACTGTTTCTGTTGTGAAGGGCAGCAATCATCATGATGATCTGCCGAAAAAAGTAACTGACTGAACAATCATGAACAGGACTGACATTTTCGCTcacaaatgtttcataaaacatGCCTCAAAGTTCACTCAGTTTAC
This genomic stretch from Kryptolebias marmoratus isolate JLee-2015 linkage group LG6, ASM164957v2, whole genome shotgun sequence harbors:
- the LOC108238538 gene encoding olfactory receptor 52K1, with protein sequence MENVSVVRIFTLVGINETMDYRITIFTLTLVYYCLILFLNVSLVVIIVLDENLHEPMYILLCSVCINAVYGTTGFYPKFLFDLLLISQEISYECCLLQAFVMYSYACCELSILAVMAYDRYLAICRPLHYSSFMTKRRLSQLVSFSWLTPFCVFSISILLTSRLELCSSKIKKIFCVNWIIVQLACSDSNTLANNIISYATIIIYVSHGFFVVWTYLHLVKTCARSKEDRVKFMQTCVPHLISLLTYLVVIVFDLMYMRFGSTDLPQNIQNFIAIEFLLFPPMMNPLIYGFKLTKIRNKILSLVYV